A genomic window from Prosthecobacter debontii includes:
- a CDS encoding ABC transporter ATP-binding protein: MAEALPTKNPSQMTDAEIAQLKMPYGRILVYLKPWLGRFILGVVLGIGAAAFNGVLIIAISLIFQLVLDGGSQTLGEPLKVPILGEVNIAELLGFSNDTKVGLWGVIFACACIPVLMFINGFLEYLNKYCLAWVGAKMLFHIRSDVFRSILRQSPAFFSHTKAGELMQTVFNQSRVAQTNAVQLVQLLTNRPLTIIAILYVLFAQDWFFTLMSLVIFPLCLAPIITIGRRVRKSGSREEKEVGTMMTTMHESFTGIRLVKAYARESYEVKRFDRANRTMIQNMLRWTRATELVGPIVESVASIGIAAGLVYFWMQQRSAGELIVLVMALTKIYPPAKELSKVNMLMQKTVFAVNKVVHLLDRAADIQDAPNAPDLPRIKGAVTYENVSFSYSNIDGKPLERAAVTGVHLELAPGKFYALVGPSGAGKSTLFSLLLRFYDPASGRVLMDGIDIKTVTQDSVRDNIGLVSQDTFLFHDTIRENIRYGRLDATNEEILAAAKKAHAHEFIQQIQGGYDAVVGDAGCNLSGGQKQRLSIARAILRNAPILLLDEATSALDTETEKIIQEAIHTLSEGKTVIAIAHRLSTIMEADQIVVMKDGQVDAVGSHSELLKTSVLYQKLYSLQFNE, encoded by the coding sequence ATGGCCGAAGCCCTCCCTACGAAGAACCCGTCTCAGATGACGGATGCCGAGATCGCGCAGTTGAAGATGCCCTATGGTCGCATCCTGGTTTACCTGAAGCCCTGGCTGGGCCGTTTCATTCTGGGGGTGGTGCTGGGGATCGGCGCCGCCGCCTTCAATGGGGTGCTGATCATCGCCATCTCCCTGATTTTCCAGTTGGTCCTGGATGGTGGTTCGCAGACCCTGGGCGAGCCCTTGAAGGTGCCGATTTTGGGGGAGGTGAACATTGCCGAGCTCCTGGGTTTCTCCAACGATACGAAGGTGGGGCTCTGGGGGGTCATCTTCGCCTGTGCCTGCATCCCAGTGCTGATGTTCATCAACGGTTTCCTGGAGTATCTGAACAAATACTGCCTGGCCTGGGTGGGCGCTAAGATGCTGTTTCACATTCGCAGCGACGTGTTTCGCAGCATCTTGCGGCAGTCTCCGGCTTTCTTTAGCCATACCAAGGCGGGGGAGCTCATGCAGACGGTGTTTAACCAATCCCGCGTGGCCCAGACGAACGCGGTCCAGCTTGTGCAATTGCTGACCAATCGCCCCCTGACCATCATTGCCATCCTGTATGTGTTGTTCGCGCAGGATTGGTTCTTTACCTTGATGTCGCTGGTGATCTTCCCGCTTTGCTTGGCCCCCATCATCACCATCGGGCGGCGTGTGAGGAAGTCGGGCTCGCGTGAAGAAAAAGAAGTGGGGACCATGATGACCACCATGCATGAGTCCTTCACCGGGATTCGTCTGGTGAAAGCTTATGCCCGCGAGAGCTATGAGGTGAAGCGTTTTGACAGGGCCAACCGCACGATGATTCAGAACATGCTGCGCTGGACCCGGGCCACCGAATTGGTGGGCCCGATTGTGGAATCTGTGGCTTCCATCGGGATCGCGGCAGGGCTGGTGTATTTCTGGATGCAGCAACGCAGTGCCGGCGAGCTGATCGTGCTGGTGATGGCGCTGACGAAGATCTACCCGCCGGCCAAGGAACTGAGCAAGGTCAACATGCTCATGCAGAAGACGGTGTTCGCCGTGAACAAAGTGGTGCACCTGCTGGATCGCGCCGCCGATATTCAGGATGCACCGAATGCGCCTGATCTGCCACGCATCAAAGGTGCGGTGACCTATGAGAATGTGTCCTTCTCCTACAGCAACATTGATGGAAAACCGCTGGAGCGTGCGGCGGTGACGGGGGTGCATCTGGAACTCGCCCCAGGAAAATTCTATGCCCTCGTCGGCCCCAGCGGCGCTGGCAAGAGCACTTTATTCTCCTTGCTCCTGCGGTTTTATGATCCGGCCTCCGGGCGGGTGCTCATGGATGGCATCGATATCAAGACGGTGACTCAGGACAGCGTGCGGGACAACATCGGCCTGGTCAGTCAAGACACCTTCCTTTTCCACGACACGATCCGGGAGAATATCCGCTATGGCCGCCTGGACGCGACCAATGAGGAGATCCTCGCCGCAGCGAAAAAGGCTCATGCCCATGAATTCATCCAGCAGATCCAAGGCGGTTACGACGCCGTGGTCGGGGATGCGGGTTGCAACCTTTCAGGCGGGCAGAAGCAGCGACTGTCCATCGCTCGTGCCATCTTGCGCAATGCTCCGATCTTGCTGCTGGATGAAGCGACCAGTGCCCTGGATACCGAGACGGAGAAAATCATTCAGGAAGCCATTCACACCCTGTCCGAAGGGAAGACCGTGATCGCGATCGCACACCGTCTCTCCACCATCATGGAGGCGGATCAGATCGTGGTCATGAAGGACGGCCAGGTGGATGCCGTGGGCAGCCACAGCGAATTGCTGAAGACCAGCGTCTTGTATCAGAAGCTCTACTCGCTCCAGTTCAACGAGTAA
- the malQ gene encoding 4-alpha-glucanotransferase, translating into MFSIQRSSGILLHPTSLPGRFGIGEIGPEAHLWLESLHRMGQKLWQMLPLGPTGFGASPYQSLSSFAGNPLMISFDSLLNDGVLKPHDLSMVPSFPDHKVNFIAAQEVRSAFLRLACQRFIMQCNSSPLLERAFEAFCEREAEWLDDYAMFIAIKADQGGRSWNDWAPELAMRQPEAMADAMVRLSSEIEEVKVEQFFFFRQWQKLRARAQEFGIQLIGDIPIFTAHDSADVWARPDLFELDERGNPIVVAGVPPDYFSATGQRWGNPLYKWSAHEEEGFAWWKSRLRKTLEMVDIVRIDHFRGFAAYWEIPANEPTAVNGRWVGAPGDALFEALKGEMGDQVPVIAEDLGIITPDVTELRLRHGFPGMKVMQFAFGADSLSEDYIPENYPDESVGYTGTHDNDTVQGLFHSGVSDDSTRTAEMIEAERRTILGYTKTDGSQLHWDFIKAVWKSQSRMAIAPLQDLMGLGSESRMNTPGKMGDFWSWRFTWDQLTEEMEATMLAITRETGRC; encoded by the coding sequence ATGTTTTCCATCCAGCGTTCCAGCGGTATTCTATTGCATCCTACGTCGCTCCCGGGGCGATTTGGCATTGGGGAGATCGGGCCCGAGGCTCACCTTTGGCTAGAGTCTCTCCACCGCATGGGGCAGAAGCTCTGGCAGATGCTGCCGCTCGGTCCTACGGGCTTCGGAGCTTCGCCGTATCAGAGCTTGTCCAGCTTTGCGGGCAATCCTCTGATGATCAGCTTTGACTCCCTGCTCAATGATGGCGTGCTGAAGCCTCACGACCTGTCCATGGTGCCGTCATTTCCGGATCATAAGGTCAATTTTATCGCCGCACAGGAAGTGCGTTCAGCCTTCTTGCGGCTCGCTTGTCAGCGTTTCATCATGCAGTGCAATTCCAGCCCGCTGTTGGAGCGGGCGTTTGAAGCCTTTTGTGAAAGGGAGGCCGAGTGGTTGGATGATTATGCCATGTTCATCGCCATCAAGGCGGATCAAGGCGGGCGCTCTTGGAATGACTGGGCTCCTGAACTGGCGATGCGTCAGCCTGAGGCGATGGCTGATGCCATGGTGCGCCTGAGCAGTGAGATCGAAGAGGTCAAGGTGGAGCAGTTCTTCTTCTTCCGTCAGTGGCAGAAGCTGCGGGCAAGGGCGCAGGAGTTTGGCATTCAACTCATCGGCGATATCCCCATCTTTACGGCTCACGACAGTGCGGACGTGTGGGCTCGACCGGATCTCTTCGAGTTGGATGAACGTGGCAACCCCATCGTGGTCGCTGGGGTGCCGCCGGACTATTTCAGTGCCACGGGCCAACGTTGGGGCAATCCGCTCTACAAATGGAGTGCCCATGAAGAGGAGGGCTTTGCCTGGTGGAAGTCCCGTCTGCGTAAGACTCTGGAGATGGTGGACATCGTTCGCATTGACCACTTCCGTGGCTTTGCCGCTTACTGGGAAATCCCCGCCAATGAACCCACTGCGGTGAACGGACGTTGGGTCGGCGCTCCGGGTGACGCTTTGTTTGAGGCTCTGAAAGGTGAAATGGGCGATCAGGTCCCGGTCATTGCCGAGGATCTCGGCATCATCACCCCCGACGTGACCGAGCTGCGTCTGCGCCACGGTTTCCCGGGCATGAAAGTGATGCAGTTCGCTTTCGGGGCAGACAGCTTGTCCGAAGATTACATCCCCGAAAATTATCCCGATGAATCGGTGGGTTACACCGGTACGCACGACAACGATACGGTGCAGGGATTGTTTCACAGCGGTGTGAGTGATGATAGCACGCGCACGGCAGAGATGATCGAGGCGGAACGCCGAACCATTCTTGGTTATACCAAGACCGATGGCTCACAGCTTCATTGGGACTTTATCAAGGCGGTCTGGAAATCTCAATCCCGCATGGCCATCGCCCCCTTGCAGGATCTGATGGGCCTCGGCAGTGAGTCCCGCATGAATACACCGGGCAAGATGGGCGACTTCTGGAGCTGGCGTTTCACCTGGGATCAACTGACCGAAGAGATGGAAGCCACCATGCTGGCGATTACCCGGGAAACGGGGCGTTGTTGA
- a CDS encoding class I SAM-dependent rRNA methyltransferase, whose translation MPTLSIQPRARIFHGHVWVYATEIKGRFGDPQPGDVVQLQDARGKPMGSAIYNPKSQISARLFSYRRQDLDLDFFIRRIERALKSREDAGVDTSLCRMVWSESDGLPGVVVDRYGDHLVLQTLTLAMAQRQELIIEALVKVFSPKGIVQRNEGGVRKAEGLEQIKGTVYGETPEPYVVRYQGSAFHADLIEGQKTGLYLDQLDNYQHAARLAKGRRVLDCFTNQGGFAQACALAGASEVTAVDISESAVALAEKNAAIAGANIKFIAANCFDFLKQQESSGATYDLIILDPPSFTKTKASVKDAMRGYKEIHLRAMKMLQPGGILATYSCSHHVSKGEFHASIEDAAVDAKKTLRRVATYTQRPDHPILATIPETEYLTGYAYEVVAAW comes from the coding sequence ATGCCTACTCTCTCCATCCAGCCGCGCGCGCGCATTTTTCACGGTCACGTCTGGGTTTATGCCACGGAGATCAAGGGACGATTCGGAGATCCTCAGCCTGGCGACGTGGTTCAGCTTCAGGATGCACGAGGCAAGCCCATGGGCAGCGCCATCTACAATCCCAAGTCGCAGATCAGCGCACGTTTGTTCTCCTATCGCCGCCAGGACTTGGATCTGGATTTCTTCATCCGCCGCATCGAGCGTGCCCTGAAAAGCCGGGAGGATGCCGGTGTCGATACCAGCCTCTGCCGCATGGTGTGGAGTGAGTCGGACGGCCTTCCCGGCGTAGTGGTGGATCGTTACGGCGACCACCTCGTCCTGCAAACTTTGACACTCGCCATGGCTCAACGGCAGGAGCTCATCATCGAAGCCCTGGTGAAAGTGTTTTCCCCGAAGGGCATCGTCCAACGCAATGAAGGCGGTGTCCGCAAAGCCGAAGGGCTGGAGCAAATCAAAGGCACGGTGTATGGTGAAACCCCAGAACCTTATGTGGTGCGGTATCAGGGCAGCGCCTTCCATGCCGATCTCATCGAAGGACAAAAAACCGGCCTGTATCTCGATCAGCTCGATAACTATCAACACGCTGCCCGTTTGGCCAAAGGCCGCCGTGTCCTCGACTGCTTCACCAATCAAGGCGGCTTTGCCCAAGCCTGCGCCCTGGCAGGTGCCAGCGAAGTGACCGCCGTGGACATCAGTGAAAGCGCCGTCGCCCTGGCGGAAAAGAACGCCGCCATCGCAGGAGCCAATATCAAGTTCATCGCCGCCAACTGCTTTGATTTCCTCAAGCAGCAGGAATCCAGCGGAGCCACCTACGACCTGATCATTCTCGATCCGCCTTCCTTCACGAAGACCAAAGCCAGCGTGAAGGACGCCATGCGCGGCTACAAGGAGATCCATCTGCGTGCCATGAAGATGCTGCAACCCGGCGGCATCCTGGCCACTTACAGTTGCAGCCATCACGTGAGCAAAGGGGAGTTTCACGCCAGCATCGAAGACGCTGCTGTGGATGCGAAAAAGACCCTGCGCCGGGTCGCCACTTACACGCAACGCCCTGACCATCCGATCCTGGCCACGATTCCTGAAACGGAATACCTCACAGGCTATGCCTACGAGGTCGTGGCCGCTTGGTGA
- a CDS encoding serine/threonine-protein kinase translates to MSSASPSSTRALEGLAPPTHQALAMLDLALDDEMDDLLPMESMEKAGDVIGSYTLVKKLGEGGFGIVWQAEQTQPIRRTVAVKVIRPGMDSLAVLSRFRAERRALERMSHPNIAVVLDAGTTPLGRPYFVLELVNGRPITAYCEEAGLTLRQRIELFLDVCRAVQHAHQRAVLHRDLKPSNVLVATGDTGPVAKIIDFGIAKALTDESGGPESMACTVRGMVLGTPEYMAPEQAALGGEVVDVRVDVYSLGAILYQLLTGVPPLEGDAETRKTSITAMLQRIYEVEPMQPSQRARQRRGIGKHSPAVPEQLAGDLDWIILKALEKNPERRYDSANALADDLRRHLDDEPISARPPDRWYRLQKLVRRNRAAFALGGIIGANLIILAAVSTYAFMQESKARGNADRLRILAESQSRKAEALNEYLTKLLEQAGDFVAKGKNPEALRLAVNESVKEVKLLQGEPELQAELLDRQAQILMAMGDYRSALPLVQQQYDVLKGLYGEHDPRTLTVLLKVARSVCDVGDKPEALRLYTLLEKAWQDLGPKYDEQRHEVARYHARELARQGRGKEGLALIAAQGEGAGGGKETSWAALLLMADIQLGMAELSGAERNCERVLQLMAHLPPEKATGRSLALRTLSRVKAKQQDYEQAALHLEESIRLNSLQGGAEHYSLVGRWIEVAHHYMKTKRTLDAFRAADEALQITRAHGNDLSMPRALRAAAEVREAAHEYESALAFRRECMERERLHNTDRGKWIYELSQIVRLESLLNLYDDLERDAVLLWQQCQTEPAVTTDPRYKRSLCQGLINACEKWQKDTGKVVFQEQMLEWKTITTEGVVQQ, encoded by the coding sequence ATGAGTTCTGCCAGCCCATCATCGACTCGCGCCCTGGAAGGGTTGGCTCCGCCGACTCATCAGGCCTTGGCCATGCTGGATCTCGCTCTGGACGATGAGATGGACGACCTCCTGCCCATGGAAAGCATGGAGAAGGCGGGGGATGTGATCGGAAGTTACACCCTGGTCAAGAAGCTGGGGGAAGGGGGATTTGGTATCGTCTGGCAGGCGGAACAGACCCAGCCGATCCGGCGGACCGTGGCGGTGAAAGTTATCCGGCCAGGGATGGATTCTCTGGCGGTCTTATCCCGATTCCGAGCGGAGCGTCGGGCTCTGGAGCGCATGTCGCATCCCAACATCGCCGTGGTGTTAGATGCCGGCACGACCCCTCTCGGGCGGCCTTATTTCGTCTTGGAGTTGGTCAATGGACGCCCCATTACGGCCTACTGTGAGGAGGCGGGATTGACCCTCCGCCAACGCATCGAACTCTTTTTGGATGTTTGTCGGGCGGTCCAGCATGCCCATCAGCGGGCGGTTTTGCATCGGGATCTGAAGCCCTCGAACGTGCTCGTGGCCACCGGTGACACCGGCCCCGTGGCGAAGATCATTGATTTTGGCATCGCCAAAGCGCTGACGGATGAGTCGGGCGGCCCTGAAAGCATGGCCTGCACCGTGCGAGGCATGGTGTTAGGCACGCCCGAATACATGGCCCCTGAACAGGCCGCACTCGGCGGGGAGGTCGTCGATGTCCGTGTGGATGTCTATTCGCTTGGAGCTATCCTTTACCAACTTCTCACAGGGGTTCCTCCTCTGGAGGGGGATGCGGAGACGCGCAAGACCTCCATCACCGCGATGCTTCAGCGCATCTACGAGGTGGAGCCCATGCAACCGAGCCAACGTGCCCGGCAGCGGCGTGGCATCGGCAAGCATTCTCCTGCGGTGCCCGAGCAATTGGCTGGAGATCTCGACTGGATCATCCTCAAAGCCTTGGAGAAAAACCCGGAACGCCGCTATGACTCTGCCAACGCTCTGGCGGATGACCTGCGTCGTCATCTGGATGATGAACCCATCAGCGCCCGGCCACCCGACCGCTGGTATCGGCTGCAGAAACTGGTGCGCAGAAACCGCGCCGCCTTTGCCCTCGGGGGGATCATTGGCGCGAACCTCATCATTCTCGCAGCGGTCAGCACCTATGCTTTCATGCAAGAGTCGAAAGCCCGAGGCAATGCGGATCGCTTGAGAATCTTGGCGGAGAGTCAATCCCGCAAAGCGGAAGCGCTGAACGAGTATCTGACCAAACTTCTGGAGCAGGCTGGGGATTTCGTCGCCAAAGGCAAGAATCCAGAAGCTCTTCGCTTGGCGGTGAATGAAAGTGTCAAGGAGGTGAAGCTCCTGCAAGGCGAGCCCGAGCTGCAAGCCGAGTTGCTGGATCGGCAGGCCCAGATTCTCATGGCCATGGGCGACTACCGAAGTGCTCTGCCGTTGGTGCAGCAGCAGTATGACGTGCTCAAGGGCCTCTATGGTGAGCATGATCCCCGCACGCTGACAGTGCTGTTAAAAGTCGCACGCTCTGTCTGTGATGTCGGCGACAAACCCGAAGCGCTCAGGCTTTATACCTTGCTGGAGAAAGCCTGGCAGGATCTCGGACCGAAATATGACGAGCAACGTCATGAAGTGGCCAGATACCACGCGCGTGAGTTGGCTCGCCAGGGGCGGGGGAAGGAAGGGCTGGCGTTGATTGCCGCCCAGGGAGAGGGAGCGGGTGGAGGAAAAGAAACGTCGTGGGCGGCTCTGCTGCTGATGGCGGATATCCAGCTTGGCATGGCGGAGCTCTCTGGGGCCGAGAGAAACTGCGAGCGAGTCCTCCAGCTCATGGCCCACTTGCCACCAGAAAAAGCCACAGGCCGATCCCTGGCACTGCGCACGCTGTCACGAGTGAAGGCCAAACAGCAAGACTATGAGCAAGCGGCTCTTCATCTGGAGGAGTCCATCCGGCTGAATTCACTGCAAGGCGGTGCTGAGCATTACTCTCTTGTCGGCCGCTGGATCGAGGTGGCGCATCATTACATGAAGACCAAGCGCACGCTGGATGCCTTTCGGGCAGCCGATGAGGCATTGCAGATCACCCGCGCTCATGGCAATGATCTGTCGATGCCCCGTGCGCTCCGAGCTGCGGCTGAAGTCCGCGAGGCCGCGCATGAGTATGAATCAGCACTGGCCTTCCGGCGTGAGTGCATGGAGCGTGAGCGGCTGCACAACACGGATCGGGGCAAGTGGATCTATGAGCTGTCTCAAATCGTGCGGCTGGAGTCGCTGTTGAATCTTTACGATGACCTTGAGCGGGATGCCGTACTGCTGTGGCAGCAATGCCAGACGGAGCCGGCTGTCACCACCGACCCACGTTACAAACGCTCTCTTTGCCAAGGGCTGATCAATGCCTGTGAGAAGTGGCAAAAAGACACCGGAAAAGTCGTTTTCCAGGAGCAGATGCTGGAGTGGAAAACGATTACCACCGAAGGTGTGGTGCAACAGTAA
- a CDS encoding transposase: MKFHFFDPASDVEVSRRNLPHWEQRDAYYFLTWRTADSIPATVLDQWLRERGQWLTDHGIDPAQEDWQRDLEKLPEAEHREFYRRYTERWHRMLDACHGECVLRDPNVSEIVAENLQHQNGHPYELEAWVVMPNHVHVLVGVPGRGALKTLCRNWKNYTAKRINQRLNRVGQFWQWESFDHLVRSEASLEKFRRYILDNPGKAKLSEGSYRMWSKGQQEPRCAPK; the protein is encoded by the coding sequence ATGAAGTTCCACTTTTTCGATCCAGCGTCTGACGTGGAGGTGAGTCGGAGGAACCTTCCGCATTGGGAGCAGCGGGATGCTTATTACTTCCTGACCTGGCGCACGGCAGATTCGATTCCGGCAACCGTGTTGGATCAATGGCTAAGAGAGCGAGGCCAGTGGTTGACTGACCATGGCATTGATCCTGCCCAGGAGGATTGGCAGCGAGATCTTGAAAAACTCCCTGAAGCCGAACATCGAGAATTCTACCGGCGCTATACCGAGCGTTGGCATCGGATGCTGGATGCTTGTCACGGAGAGTGTGTGTTACGTGATCCGAACGTGAGTGAAATCGTTGCGGAAAATCTCCAGCATCAAAATGGTCATCCCTATGAGCTGGAGGCTTGGGTTGTGATGCCTAACCATGTGCATGTTTTGGTCGGCGTGCCAGGGCGCGGGGCTTTGAAGACGCTGTGTCGGAACTGGAAGAACTATACAGCCAAACGCATCAACCAACGGTTGAATCGCGTAGGACAGTTCTGGCAGTGGGAAAGCTTCGATCACCTTGTGCGTAGCGAAGCTAGCCTGGAGAAGTTTCGTCGTTACATCCTCGATAATCCTGGTAAAGCCAAGTTAAGCGAGGGCTCGTATCGGATGTGGAGTAAGGGGCAGCAGGAGCCTCGTTGCGCTCCCAAGTAG
- a CDS encoding DUF2442 domain-containing protein — translation MPASLTTLSACDITRARVTGDHQIAVRFRDGVVAELNLSDWLLAQTGPMVMPLHSPAFFADMDIDDGVLTWPNGYDLDPVTVRHWAEHGACEKADQ, via the coding sequence ATGCCTGCATCCTTGACCACTCTTTCAGCATGCGACATTACCCGAGCCCGGGTGACAGGAGACCATCAGATTGCCGTCCGGTTTCGTGACGGTGTAGTCGCAGAGTTAAATCTATCCGATTGGCTTTTGGCGCAAACAGGCCCGATGGTAATGCCGCTTCATTCTCCGGCGTTTTTTGCCGACATGGACATTGATGACGGTGTCTTGACTTGGCCTAACGGCTACGACTTAGACCCAGTCACCGTTCGGCATTGGGCTGAACACGGTGCCTGTGAAAAAGCTGATCAGTAA
- the araD gene encoding L-ribulose-5-phosphate 4-epimerase AraD has translation MTLSDLKQQVCDANRALPASGLVRLTWGNVSGIDRVSGLWAIKPSGVDYDALTPDDIVILDLEGHVVEGKLRPSSDTKTHLHLYREFPEIGGVTHTHSLHATAFSQAGSELPCYGTTHADHFYGTVPVVRALTPEEVAADYEHYTGVAIVERLRELKLSPLEMPAVLQLHHAPFTFGKNAQDSLNNSIALEMCAQMALATFALNPSVTPIPSHILDKHHLRKHGPGAYYGQK, from the coding sequence ATGACTCTCTCCGACCTGAAACAGCAAGTCTGTGATGCTAACCGTGCCCTCCCCGCCAGTGGTCTCGTGCGCCTGACCTGGGGGAATGTCTCCGGCATCGACCGTGTTTCAGGCTTGTGGGCCATCAAACCCAGCGGCGTGGATTATGACGCGCTCACCCCGGATGATATCGTGATCCTCGATCTCGAAGGCCACGTGGTGGAGGGAAAACTGCGCCCCTCTTCAGATACCAAGACCCACCTCCATCTCTATCGCGAGTTTCCTGAGATCGGCGGAGTCACCCACACCCACAGCCTGCACGCCACCGCTTTCTCCCAAGCTGGGAGCGAGCTTCCCTGCTACGGCACCACGCATGCCGATCACTTTTATGGCACCGTCCCCGTGGTGCGTGCGCTCACGCCGGAGGAAGTGGCCGCAGACTATGAGCATTACACGGGAGTGGCCATCGTCGAGCGTCTCCGCGAATTGAAGCTCAGCCCTTTGGAGATGCCTGCCGTGCTGCAGCTTCATCATGCCCCCTTCACCTTTGGCAAAAACGCCCAGGATTCCCTGAACAACAGCATCGCCCTGGAAATGTGCGCCCAGATGGCCCTAGCCACCTTCGCTTTAAACCCAAGCGTCACACCGATTCCCAGTCACATCTTGGACAAGCATCACCTCCGCAAGCACGGCCCGGGGGCGTATTATGGGCAGAAGTAA
- the rimO gene encoding 30S ribosomal protein S12 methylthiotransferase RimO, with product MIKVGLVSLGCAKNLIDSEIMVGHLQQAGMTMTPEADLADVLIINTCSFIDMAKKESVGAIHEAVDAREEQQKRKKQKIIVAGCLSQRFKDELPSLMPDVDAFIGLDQITQVAPIIQGLMGKEEQENLVTKGPQYIPDYDTPRFRLTPKHFAYIKIAEGCNHPCSFCIIPRIRGRHRSRTQESVIKEARQLIESGVKEINLISQDTTYFGMDKWEGERPKPRSGVDSTKGESLSTLIRELNAIPGDFWIRLLYTHPAHWSDDLIQAIAESPKVARYIDMPLQHISDNMLTLMRRETDGAYIRNLLKRIRAGVPDIAIRTTFIVGFPGETEADFNELLQFIEDEKFERAGVFNYSREEDTRAAKMEGQLHHMTRKARWNEAMRAIQRSVEQVNRAQVGRKMRVLIEEPGVARSEMDAPDIDTTVFVDKTLPVGSFAEVTIKDWRGYDLVAN from the coding sequence ATGATCAAAGTCGGTCTCGTCTCCCTCGGCTGCGCCAAGAACCTCATTGACTCCGAAATCATGGTCGGCCACCTCCAGCAGGCAGGCATGACCATGACGCCCGAGGCTGATCTGGCAGATGTCCTCATCATCAATACCTGCTCCTTCATTGACATGGCCAAGAAGGAATCGGTGGGAGCCATTCATGAAGCCGTGGATGCCCGCGAGGAGCAGCAGAAACGCAAGAAGCAAAAGATCATCGTCGCTGGCTGCCTGTCCCAGCGATTCAAGGATGAACTGCCCAGCCTGATGCCCGACGTGGACGCCTTCATCGGCCTGGACCAGATCACCCAGGTGGCCCCGATCATTCAGGGCCTGATGGGTAAGGAAGAGCAGGAAAACCTCGTCACCAAGGGGCCTCAATACATCCCGGACTACGACACCCCGCGCTTCCGCCTCACGCCGAAGCACTTCGCTTACATCAAGATCGCGGAAGGCTGCAATCATCCCTGCTCCTTCTGCATCATTCCCCGCATCCGGGGTCGTCACCGCAGCCGCACCCAGGAAAGCGTTATCAAGGAAGCCCGCCAGCTCATCGAGAGCGGCGTGAAGGAGATCAATCTCATCTCTCAAGACACCACTTACTTCGGCATGGATAAGTGGGAAGGTGAGCGCCCGAAACCCCGCAGCGGCGTCGATTCCACCAAAGGCGAATCCCTCTCCACCCTCATTCGGGAACTCAACGCCATCCCCGGCGACTTCTGGATCCGCCTGCTTTACACCCACCCCGCGCACTGGAGCGACGACCTCATTCAGGCCATCGCGGAAAGCCCCAAGGTGGCCCGCTACATTGACATGCCGCTCCAGCACATCAGCGATAACATGCTGACCCTCATGCGCCGTGAGACCGATGGCGCCTACATCCGCAATCTACTCAAGCGCATCCGGGCAGGCGTCCCCGACATCGCCATCCGCACCACCTTCATCGTCGGCTTCCCGGGTGAAACGGAGGCGGATTTCAATGAGCTCCTCCAATTCATCGAGGACGAAAAATTCGAACGCGCCGGGGTCTTCAACTACTCCCGTGAGGAAGATACCCGCGCCGCGAAGATGGAAGGTCAACTCCATCACATGACTCGCAAGGCCCGCTGGAATGAAGCCATGCGCGCCATCCAGCGCAGCGTGGAGCAGGTGAACCGCGCCCAAGTCGGTCGTAAAATGCGCGTCCTCATTGAGGAACCCGGCGTCGCTCGCAGTGAGATGGATGCACCGGACATTGATACCACGGTCTTCGTGGACAAGACGCTCCCCGTCGGCAGCTTTGCCGAGGTGACCATCAAGGACTGGCGTGGTTACGACCTCGTCGCCAACTAG